A portion of the Halobacillus ihumii genome contains these proteins:
- the dat gene encoding D-amino-acid transaminase, producing MSVYDYVLTESDFVHKDDLQYPFEERGLQFGDGIYEVIRVYNGKYYLIDEHVDRLYRSAEAVKLKMPFAKEEMYQQLDALLQKNQIQNDAKVYMQITRGSAPRDHVFPLNVKSNLYAYVQDLSRKMDFMAEGVSAITRPDIRWDWCYIKSLNLLPNVIAKQEASEQGCFEAILHKDGEVTECSSSNVYLVRDGKVFTYPAKENILHGCVRTRIKQFCEDESIPFVEESFRVEDVQSADELFLTSSTAEVMPIVQVDGKAVKDKQVGSITRKLQQKYEQDAGIKESQSMFTHVKASK from the coding sequence ATGAGTGTATACGATTATGTGCTGACCGAGTCCGATTTTGTTCATAAAGATGATTTGCAATACCCTTTTGAAGAAAGAGGTCTTCAATTTGGGGATGGAATATATGAAGTTATTCGTGTTTATAATGGCAAGTATTATTTAATTGATGAACATGTGGACCGGCTGTACCGTTCAGCTGAAGCCGTCAAATTAAAGATGCCATTTGCAAAAGAGGAGATGTATCAACAGCTGGATGCACTGCTGCAGAAAAATCAAATTCAAAATGACGCTAAAGTGTATATGCAGATCACTCGTGGCTCAGCGCCGAGAGACCATGTTTTCCCTCTTAACGTCAAGTCTAATTTGTATGCTTACGTTCAGGATCTGTCCAGAAAAATGGATTTTATGGCAGAAGGGGTATCCGCTATTACGAGACCTGATATCCGCTGGGATTGGTGTTACATCAAAAGCCTGAATTTGCTGCCAAACGTAATAGCGAAGCAGGAAGCGAGTGAACAAGGCTGCTTTGAAGCGATTCTTCATAAAGATGGGGAAGTGACAGAATGCAGTTCCTCGAATGTGTATCTAGTTCGTGATGGCAAAGTTTTCACATACCCTGCTAAAGAAAATATTCTCCACGGCTGTGTCCGCACACGCATCAAACAGTTTTGTGAAGATGAAAGCATTCCATTTGTGGAAGAATCGTTCCGTGTGGAAGATGTTCAATCCGCTGATGAGTTGTTTTTAACAAGCAGTACGGCAGAAGTGATGCCAATTGTGCAAGTGGATGGAAAAGCTGTAAAGGATAAGCAGGTAGGGTCCATCACAAGAAAGCTGCAGCAGAAGTATGAGCAGGATGCAGGCATTAAAGAATCTCAATCCATGTTTACGCATGTGAAAGCCAGTAAATAA
- a CDS encoding YczE/YyaS/YitT family protein: protein MKYFYLFIIYVAGLVISSLGLALIIKSGLGVGPGDSVAVGISRHAPITVGSVMIIAFVILLLVNAWIERKRPQFESLLPIILRGRTLDIFLYGTLDHASFEVWWTQWGVFTLGLIATAVGIAIYLRTPFPRIPLDHFMMIMNEKTKQSKSSVRIFTESGMALIGFLLGAPVGIGTLIVALLLGPFIQTAYQGARPIANLWSQPRRAKAQSPR, encoded by the coding sequence ATGAAATACTTTTATTTATTTATTATATACGTTGCGGGGCTGGTCATTTCAAGTCTAGGGCTCGCACTGATTATTAAATCAGGTTTAGGCGTAGGTCCTGGAGACAGTGTGGCCGTTGGAATATCGAGACACGCACCGATTACTGTGGGCAGCGTAATGATCATTGCATTTGTTATTCTGCTTCTCGTGAATGCCTGGATTGAACGGAAGCGGCCTCAATTTGAGTCATTACTCCCCATTATATTACGTGGACGAACACTTGATATTTTTCTTTATGGAACACTTGATCACGCTTCCTTTGAAGTATGGTGGACACAGTGGGGCGTATTTACCCTGGGATTGATCGCAACAGCCGTTGGAATTGCGATCTATTTACGAACTCCCTTCCCACGTATTCCGCTTGACCATTTTATGATGATTATGAATGAAAAAACGAAGCAATCCAAAAGCTCTGTCCGTATTTTCACGGAGTCTGGAATGGCTTTGATTGGGTTTTTGCTGGGTGCTCCCGTAGGCATCGGTACATTAATCGTCGCCTTATTGTTAGGTCCCTTTATCCAGACGGCTTATCAAGGAGCCCGGCCGATTGCTAACCTCTGGAGTCAACCTAGGCGTGCAAAAGCGCAATCGCCTCGATAG